A part of Amycolatopsis camponoti genomic DNA contains:
- a CDS encoding HelD family protein, with the protein MSEPRVRRAEIAIEQAHVDRVYTRLDELRTQAEAMRTKGYEIGQGAQREAIFEQASMLFERDMMVYHANQTLQTLDAEYEGLVFGRLDDRDGERNYVGRLGIRDAEFDNLVTDWRAPAAAAFYQATAEEPMDVVRRRVIRCSGQNVLDVDDDVLIADAVPEDMQIVGEGALMAALGRSRGEKMRDIVATIQKEQDEVIRAPWRGVTEITGGPGTGKTAVALHRAAYLLYRYRRQLGGAGVLVIGPSGVFTSYISRVLPSMGETNVELRALGEVLDGLEATRQDAAPLAAIKGSLRMRKILLRALRDTPPEAPEEMRIVYRGEVLRLNARELEKVRRKAHTQGAPPNRSRIRAAELLLDALAAKAEEYAKADGKPFERAELITDLGERIDFHRFLVVWWPVLYPAQILKWLGEEKRLASVAKGVLNRQEISLLAADLADRSRGWSIADVALLDELRVLIGTPPKRKRRQVLEVEPQRSGGAPTRPEHYEEYSHVVVDESQDLSPMQWRMVGRRGKYASWTVVGDPVQSSWPDPAEAAQARDQAFGVKTARRRFTLRTNYRNSAEIFDLAAKVVAGHAEAGELPVAVRKTGVEPDVRPVEAAGLAPATQAAVKELLGAVEGTVGVITAMDRVPEVTGWLSGQADERLKVVGSLDSKGLEYDAVVLVEPNDLITESTTGRRVLYVALTRATQQLIVLASNPDWIPGG; encoded by the coding sequence GTGTCGGAACCTCGGGTCAGACGGGCCGAGATCGCCATCGAACAAGCCCACGTCGATCGCGTGTACACCCGTCTGGACGAACTGCGCACCCAGGCCGAGGCGATGCGCACCAAGGGCTACGAGATCGGCCAGGGCGCGCAGCGCGAGGCGATCTTCGAGCAGGCGTCGATGCTGTTCGAGCGCGACATGATGGTCTACCACGCGAACCAGACGCTCCAGACGCTCGACGCCGAGTACGAGGGGCTCGTCTTCGGCAGGCTCGACGACCGGGACGGGGAACGCAACTACGTCGGCAGGCTCGGCATCCGCGACGCCGAGTTCGACAACCTCGTCACGGACTGGCGCGCGCCGGCCGCGGCCGCGTTCTACCAGGCCACGGCCGAGGAACCGATGGACGTCGTGCGGCGGCGCGTGATCCGCTGCTCCGGTCAGAACGTCCTCGACGTCGACGACGACGTGCTGATCGCCGACGCCGTGCCCGAGGACATGCAGATCGTCGGCGAAGGCGCGCTCATGGCCGCGCTGGGGCGCTCGCGCGGCGAGAAGATGCGCGACATCGTCGCGACCATCCAGAAGGAGCAGGACGAGGTCATCCGGGCGCCGTGGCGCGGGGTCACCGAGATCACCGGCGGCCCGGGCACCGGCAAGACCGCGGTCGCCCTGCACCGCGCGGCCTACCTGCTCTACCGCTACCGCCGTCAGCTGGGCGGGGCCGGCGTGCTCGTGATCGGGCCTTCGGGCGTGTTCACCAGCTACATCTCGCGCGTCCTCCCCTCGATGGGGGAGACGAACGTCGAGCTGCGCGCGCTCGGCGAGGTCCTCGACGGCCTGGAGGCGACGCGGCAGGACGCGGCGCCGCTGGCCGCGATCAAGGGGTCGCTGCGGATGCGGAAGATCCTGCTGCGGGCGCTGCGGGACACCCCGCCGGAAGCGCCGGAGGAGATGCGGATCGTCTACCGCGGCGAAGTGCTGCGGCTGAACGCGCGCGAGCTGGAGAAGGTGCGCCGCAAGGCCCACACCCAGGGCGCGCCGCCGAACCGGTCGCGGATCCGGGCGGCGGAGCTGCTGCTCGACGCGCTGGCCGCGAAGGCCGAGGAGTACGCGAAGGCCGACGGCAAGCCGTTCGAGCGGGCCGAGCTGATCACCGACCTCGGCGAGCGGATCGACTTCCACCGGTTCCTGGTGGTGTGGTGGCCGGTGCTGTACCCGGCGCAGATCCTGAAGTGGCTGGGTGAGGAGAAGCGGCTGGCGTCGGTCGCGAAGGGCGTCCTGAACCGGCAGGAGATCTCGCTGCTGGCCGCGGACCTCGCGGACCGGTCGCGGGGCTGGTCGATCGCGGACGTCGCGCTGCTCGACGAGCTGCGCGTGCTGATCGGGACACCGCCGAAGCGCAAGCGCCGTCAGGTGCTCGAGGTGGAGCCGCAGCGCTCCGGCGGCGCCCCGACGCGCCCCGAGCACTACGAGGAGTACTCGCACGTGGTCGTCGACGAGTCGCAGGACCTGTCGCCGATGCAGTGGCGGATGGTCGGCCGGCGCGGGAAGTACGCGAGCTGGACGGTCGTCGGCGACCCGGTGCAGAGCTCGTGGCCGGACCCGGCGGAGGCGGCCCAGGCGCGGGACCAGGCGTTCGGGGTCAAGACGGCCCGGCGGCGGTTCACGCTGCGGACGAACTACCGGAACTCGGCGGAGATCTTCGACCTCGCGGCGAAGGTGGTGGCCGGGCACGCGGAGGCGGGCGAGCTGCCGGTGGCGGTGCGCAAGACGGGCGTCGAGCCGGACGTCCGCCCGGTGGAGGCGGCGGGCCTGGCGCCGGCGACGCAGGCGGCGGTGAAGGAGCTGCTGGGCGCGGTCGAGGGCACGGTCGGCGTCATCACGGCGATGGACCGGGTGCCGGAGGTCACGGGCTGGCTGTCGGGGCAGGCGGACGAGCGGCTCAAGGTCGTCGGCAGCCTGGATTCGAAGGGCCTGGAGTACGACGCGGTGGTGCTCGTGGAGCCGAACGACTTGATCACGGAGTCGACCACCGGGCGGCGGGTGCTGTACGTGGCGCTGACCCGGGCGACGCAGCAGCTGATCGTGCTGGCCTCGAACCCGGACTGGATCCCGGGCGGCTGA
- a CDS encoding SigE family RNA polymerase sigma factor, producing MRSGDEAGFREFARERALPLRRTAFLLCGDWHLAEDLVQVALIKLYRVWPKVARTGPVDNYARQVLLRCWLDERRRPWRRNERRDGVVPEEPRFDPADAGISGDLLRALAEVPPKQRAAVVLRYCADLPVADVAKALRCSEGTVRSQAARGLEALRAALTRLESSAAERSV from the coding sequence ATGCGGTCAGGGGACGAGGCGGGGTTCCGGGAGTTCGCCAGGGAACGGGCGCTGCCGCTGCGGCGGACGGCGTTCCTCCTGTGCGGTGACTGGCACCTGGCCGAAGACCTCGTCCAGGTCGCGCTCATCAAGCTCTACCGGGTCTGGCCGAAGGTCGCCCGGACGGGGCCCGTCGACAACTACGCGAGACAGGTCCTGCTCCGCTGCTGGCTCGACGAGCGGCGGCGACCCTGGCGGCGCAACGAGCGTCGCGACGGCGTCGTCCCCGAAGAGCCGCGGTTCGATCCGGCCGACGCCGGCATCTCCGGTGACCTGCTCCGCGCCCTCGCCGAGGTTCCGCCGAAACAGCGCGCCGCCGTCGTGCTCCGCTATTGCGCCGATCTCCCGGTCGCCGACGTCGCGAAGGCACTGCGCTGCTCGGAAGGAACCGTCCGGAGCCAAGCCGCGCGCGGGCTCGAAGCGCTGCGCGCGGCTTTGACGCGGCTGGAGTCCTCGGCCGCGGAGAGGAGCGTGTGA
- a CDS encoding ribonuclease domain-containing protein — MTNYRSRLVAVLFALLATLSTGVTAADAAAPAVAAQNACGNLSGFSHTTLSALPAEATTTYNLIRKGGPFPYPQNDGVVFDNREGILPSCASGYYHEYTVPTPGSSTRGTRRIVTGSGGEYFYTGDHYATFKVIDISGGGTTHACGDLSGLTKIGYSQLSAAARTVVDNVRGGATSSTTYENREGVLPACASGYYKLFTVGTNDRVISGKAGELAYTPDHYVTFKRIDLNS; from the coding sequence ATGACCAACTACCGATCACGCCTGGTCGCGGTCCTTTTCGCGCTCCTGGCCACCCTGTCCACAGGGGTCACCGCCGCCGACGCGGCGGCTCCGGCTGTCGCCGCCCAGAACGCCTGCGGGAACCTCTCCGGGTTCTCCCACACGACCCTCTCGGCCCTGCCCGCCGAGGCGACGACGACGTACAACCTGATCCGGAAGGGAGGCCCCTTCCCGTACCCGCAGAACGACGGCGTCGTCTTCGACAACCGGGAGGGCATCCTCCCGTCCTGCGCGTCGGGCTACTACCACGAGTACACGGTGCCGACGCCCGGCTCGAGCACCCGCGGCACGCGCCGCATCGTGACCGGCTCGGGCGGCGAGTACTTCTACACCGGTGACCACTACGCGACCTTCAAGGTCATCGACATCAGCGGCGGCGGCACGACCCACGCCTGCGGCGACCTGTCCGGCTTGACGAAGATCGGCTACTCCCAGCTGTCGGCGGCGGCTCGCACGGTGGTCGACAACGTCCGCGGCGGGGCGACGAGCAGCACGACCTACGAGAACCGGGAAGGTGTCCTCCCGGCCTGCGCGTCCGGCTACTACAAGCTCTTCACCGTGGGTACGAACGACCGCGTGATCTCCGGCAAGGCGGGCGAGCTGGCCTACACGCCCGACCACTACGTCACCTTCAAGCGGATCGACCTGAATTCCTGA
- a CDS encoding helix-turn-helix domain-containing protein, whose amino-acid sequence MEAEELSGRISETDPAVALRAVGALHRLAEQVEAAAVAHARERGWSWEQIGDALGVARQSVHAKYGK is encoded by the coding sequence ATGGAGGCGGAAGAGCTTTCCGGGCGGATTTCGGAAACCGACCCCGCGGTCGCGCTGCGGGCGGTCGGCGCGCTGCACCGGCTGGCCGAGCAGGTCGAGGCGGCCGCCGTCGCGCACGCTCGGGAGCGCGGCTGGTCGTGGGAGCAGATCGGGGACGCCCTCGGTGTCGCCCGCCAGTCCGTGCACGCGAAGTACGGGAAGTGA
- a CDS encoding YceD family protein → MSENKTPQLDDRSPWVIDTRELGRHAGLSRALTRSVPVETPLGVPDVITIDAGSELKLDLLLESVVEGVLVSGTATATAKGTCARCLDPLTEEVEVEVQELFAYPGSATEETTDEDEIPRLIDDRIDLEPIVRDAVVLALPLAPLCTEDCAGLCIDCGVKWADLEPGHGHEKIDPRWAALVERFDENAGEQPAPGPAEQA, encoded by the coding sequence ATGTCCGAGAACAAGACCCCCCAGCTCGACGACCGCAGCCCCTGGGTGATCGACACCCGGGAGCTCGGCCGTCACGCCGGCCTGAGCCGCGCCCTCACGCGCAGCGTGCCGGTGGAGACGCCCCTCGGCGTCCCCGATGTCATCACCATCGACGCGGGCTCCGAGCTCAAGCTCGACCTGCTGCTCGAGTCCGTCGTCGAAGGCGTCCTGGTCAGCGGCACCGCCACGGCGACCGCGAAGGGCACCTGCGCGCGCTGCCTCGACCCGCTGACCGAGGAGGTCGAGGTCGAGGTCCAGGAGCTGTTCGCCTACCCGGGCTCGGCCACCGAGGAGACCACCGACGAGGACGAGATCCCCCGGTTGATCGACGACCGGATCGACCTCGAGCCCATCGTGCGCGACGCCGTCGTGCTCGCCCTGCCGCTGGCGCCGCTGTGCACCGAAGACTGCGCCGGGCTCTGCATCGACTGCGGCGTCAAGTGGGCCGATCTCGAGCCCGGACACGGGCATGAGAAGATAGACCCTCGGTGGGCCGCACTGGTCGAGCGCTTCGACGAGAATGCGGGCGAGCAGCCTGCGCCGGGTCCCGCCGAGCAAGCCTGA
- a CDS encoding nSTAND1 domain-containing NTPase — MPRPERPLDPGDDPLTEFAADLRRLRESAGNPTYRELGRRAHYSAGTLSEAAGGRKLPSLAVTLAYVRACGGVPGEWEERWHAVAGGARRDGDDSPPEPESGEKPPYVGLGAFGPADASRFFGRERLVEKLVGRLSRQRFLAVLGASGSGKSSLLRAGLLPSVKDPVVLLTPGARPLQECAVKFAAALGLAPGALLDDFTAHPRNLGLAARQLADAEDTDVVVIVDQFEEVFTLCQDEEERARFVGALVTATTEPGSRTRVVLGIRTDFYTHCARHADLAEAMQDAQVLVGPMTTEELRQAISRPAVDAGYRVENALVSRLVADATGQPGVLPLLSHALLETWRRRRGTTLTLTGYEAVGGIERSVAQTSEGTFATLSARQQRLARQIFLRMTALGEGTEDTKRRISRTELDTDEEDTAVVLGELASARLVTLDDTGIEIAHEALIRGWPRLREWLTEDREGLRVHRQLTEATDAWESVEEDPGWLYRGTRLAIAREWAARQDTALSRRERRFLDASLAVEHAEQERDRRRTRRLRQLVALLAVLLVFAVAATAYAVRAENTATGQRNSALAQKVAGQALAMRATNPALAAQLALAAYRLDPGADARSSVLGTFATPYSTRVTGHTGRVNTVALRPDGQVLATASWDGTARLWDVRDPHHPVPLGVLAGHAGNVNNVAFSADGRTVATAGFDGTVRVWDVGDPARPGPGVVVEQHAGKAYAVAFSPAGPLLATGDVDGTLRLYDTTDPARPRPAGELTGHTSYVNNLAFSADGRLLASASADKTARVWDVGARSPLGVATGHTGVVHSVAFSPDGRTLATASADETARLWDLTDPAAPAQLSSLVAHKAIVRSVAFGPDGHTLATTGFDRTARLWDVADPRRPRELSSLPGHTGAVGSVVFTRDGRTLATASDDQTARLWDLPGPAIPAHTAQACHAAFGHGVLATGGYDRVVRLHEFADAGAPRTVATVGGFGDAVCGVAISPDGRTLATGSWDHTMTLRDISDPTRPGPPVVFARPHDDIDAVAFSPDGKLLATAGDGHTARLWDLADRLHPVEIARLDGHEDDVHTLAFSPDGRTLATAGWDHTARLWDVSVPRTPRSLAKLEGHTDTIFSVAFSPDGRTLATAGADRMIRLWDVSDPAAAHGSGILAGHTDIVMSVAFSGNGRVLASGSYDRTVRLWDVARREPYAVLPEEGDRVYAVQYAPDGHTLAGTVADGTVRFSETDPDRAAAKICAVAAPRITAAEWSANLPGIGYAPPCP, encoded by the coding sequence GTGCCGCGTCCGGAGCGCCCCTTGGATCCGGGCGACGACCCGCTCACCGAATTCGCCGCCGATCTCCGGCGTTTGCGGGAGAGCGCCGGGAATCCGACGTACCGCGAGCTCGGCCGGCGCGCGCACTACTCGGCCGGGACGCTTTCGGAGGCCGCCGGTGGGCGGAAACTCCCCAGCCTGGCCGTGACGCTGGCCTACGTCCGGGCCTGCGGCGGAGTGCCCGGCGAATGGGAAGAACGCTGGCACGCCGTGGCCGGCGGAGCACGCCGCGACGGTGATGATTCACCACCCGAGCCGGAAAGCGGGGAAAAGCCGCCGTACGTCGGGCTGGGCGCATTCGGCCCCGCCGACGCGAGCCGATTCTTCGGCCGTGAACGGCTGGTCGAAAAGCTCGTCGGGCGCCTTTCGAGACAGCGTTTTCTCGCCGTCCTCGGCGCGTCCGGTTCGGGGAAGTCCTCATTGCTGCGCGCCGGCCTGCTGCCGTCGGTGAAGGACCCGGTCGTGCTGCTCACCCCGGGCGCCCGGCCGCTGCAGGAGTGCGCCGTCAAGTTCGCCGCGGCGCTCGGCCTCGCGCCTGGCGCGCTGCTCGACGACTTCACCGCGCACCCGCGCAACCTCGGGCTCGCCGCCCGGCAGCTCGCCGACGCCGAGGACACCGACGTCGTCGTGATCGTGGACCAGTTCGAAGAGGTCTTCACCCTCTGCCAGGACGAAGAGGAACGCGCGCGGTTCGTCGGCGCGCTCGTCACCGCGACCACCGAGCCCGGCAGCCGCACCCGGGTCGTCCTCGGCATCCGCACCGACTTCTACACCCACTGCGCACGGCACGCGGACCTCGCCGAAGCCATGCAGGACGCGCAGGTCCTCGTCGGCCCGATGACCACCGAGGAGCTCCGGCAGGCGATCTCGCGGCCCGCGGTCGACGCCGGGTACCGCGTCGAGAACGCGCTGGTCTCGCGGCTCGTCGCGGACGCCACCGGCCAGCCCGGTGTGCTGCCGCTGCTCTCGCACGCGCTCCTCGAAACCTGGCGGCGGCGGCGCGGCACCACGCTCACCCTGACCGGGTACGAGGCAGTCGGTGGCATCGAGCGGTCGGTCGCGCAGACGTCGGAGGGCACCTTCGCGACGCTCTCGGCGCGTCAGCAGCGGCTGGCGCGGCAGATCTTCCTCCGGATGACCGCGCTCGGCGAAGGCACCGAAGACACCAAGCGCCGGATCAGCCGCACCGAGCTCGACACCGACGAAGAGGACACCGCCGTCGTGCTCGGCGAGCTGGCGTCGGCGCGCCTGGTCACCCTGGACGACACCGGCATCGAGATCGCCCACGAGGCCCTCATCCGCGGCTGGCCGCGGCTGCGCGAATGGCTCACCGAGGACCGCGAAGGCCTGCGCGTCCACCGGCAGCTCACCGAGGCGACCGACGCCTGGGAGTCCGTAGAGGAGGACCCCGGCTGGCTCTACCGCGGCACGCGGCTGGCCATCGCGCGGGAGTGGGCCGCGCGCCAGGACACCGCGCTTTCCCGGCGGGAACGGCGGTTCCTCGACGCCAGCCTCGCCGTCGAACACGCCGAGCAGGAGCGCGACCGCCGTCGCACGCGGCGGCTGCGGCAGCTCGTCGCGCTGCTCGCCGTGCTGCTGGTGTTCGCCGTCGCGGCCACGGCGTACGCCGTGCGCGCCGAGAACACCGCCACCGGACAGCGCAACAGCGCGCTCGCCCAGAAGGTCGCCGGCCAGGCGCTGGCCATGCGGGCCACCAACCCCGCGCTGGCCGCGCAGCTCGCGCTCGCCGCGTACCGCCTCGACCCCGGCGCCGACGCCCGCAGCAGCGTGCTCGGCACGTTCGCGACGCCGTACTCGACCCGCGTCACCGGGCACACCGGCCGGGTCAACACCGTCGCCCTCCGCCCGGACGGGCAGGTCCTGGCCACGGCCAGCTGGGACGGCACGGCGCGCCTGTGGGACGTCCGCGACCCGCACCACCCGGTCCCGCTCGGCGTCCTCGCCGGGCACGCCGGCAACGTCAACAACGTCGCCTTCAGCGCCGACGGCCGGACCGTGGCCACCGCCGGGTTCGACGGCACCGTCCGGGTGTGGGACGTCGGCGACCCGGCGCGGCCGGGGCCCGGGGTGGTCGTCGAGCAGCACGCGGGCAAGGCCTACGCGGTCGCGTTCAGCCCGGCCGGGCCGCTGCTCGCGACCGGCGACGTCGACGGCACGCTCCGGCTGTACGACACCACCGACCCGGCCCGCCCGCGGCCGGCGGGGGAGCTGACCGGGCACACGTCCTACGTCAACAACCTCGCCTTCAGCGCCGATGGCCGGCTGCTCGCGTCCGCCTCGGCCGACAAGACCGCGCGCGTCTGGGACGTCGGGGCGCGGAGCCCGCTGGGTGTCGCGACCGGGCACACCGGCGTCGTCCACTCGGTCGCCTTCAGTCCCGACGGGCGCACCCTCGCCACGGCGAGCGCCGACGAGACGGCGCGGCTGTGGGACCTCACCGATCCGGCCGCGCCCGCGCAGCTGTCGTCCCTCGTCGCGCACAAGGCGATCGTGCGGTCGGTCGCGTTCGGCCCGGACGGGCACACCCTGGCCACGACGGGCTTCGACCGCACCGCGCGGCTGTGGGACGTCGCCGACCCGCGGCGACCGCGCGAGCTGTCGTCCCTGCCCGGGCACACCGGCGCGGTCGGCTCGGTGGTGTTCACCCGCGACGGCCGCACCCTCGCCACGGCCAGCGACGACCAGACCGCCCGGCTCTGGGACCTGCCCGGTCCCGCGATCCCCGCCCACACGGCGCAGGCGTGCCACGCCGCGTTCGGCCACGGCGTGCTCGCCACCGGCGGCTACGACCGGGTGGTCCGGCTGCACGAATTCGCCGACGCGGGCGCGCCCCGGACCGTCGCCACGGTCGGCGGGTTCGGCGACGCGGTCTGCGGCGTCGCGATCAGCCCGGACGGCCGGACGCTGGCCACCGGCAGCTGGGACCACACGATGACGCTGCGGGACATCTCCGACCCCACCCGCCCCGGGCCACCGGTGGTGTTCGCGCGGCCGCACGACGACATCGACGCCGTCGCGTTCAGCCCCGACGGGAAGCTGCTCGCCACGGCGGGCGACGGCCACACGGCCCGGCTCTGGGACCTCGCCGACCGCCTGCACCCGGTGGAGATCGCCCGGCTGGACGGGCACGAAGACGACGTCCACACGCTCGCCTTCAGCCCCGACGGCCGGACGCTGGCGACCGCGGGCTGGGACCACACCGCGCGGCTGTGGGACGTCTCGGTGCCGCGGACCCCGCGGTCGCTCGCCAAGCTCGAAGGCCACACCGACACGATCTTCTCGGTCGCGTTCAGCCCGGACGGCCGGACGCTGGCGACGGCGGGCGCCGACCGGATGATCCGCCTGTGGGACGTCTCCGACCCCGCCGCCGCGCACGGGTCGGGCATCCTCGCCGGGCACACCGACATCGTCATGTCGGTGGCGTTCAGCGGCAACGGCCGGGTGCTGGCCTCCGGCAGCTACGACCGCACGGTCCGGCTGTGGGACGTCGCCCGGCGCGAGCCGTACGCGGTGCTGCCCGAGGAGGGCGACCGGGTCTACGCCGTGCAGTACGCCCCGGACGGCCATACGCTGGCGGGCACGGTCGCGGACGGCACGGTCCGCTTCTCGGAGACCGACCCCGACCGGGCGGCAGCGAAGATCTGCGCGGTCGCGGCGCCCCGGATCACCGCGGCGGAGTGGTCCGCGAACCTCCCGGGCATCGGCTACGCCCCGCCCTGCCCGTAA
- the rpmF gene encoding 50S ribosomal protein L32, with protein MAVPKRKMSRSNTRSRRSQWKAAPVQLVPCSNRACKQPKLQHIACPSCGQHNGRQVVEPA; from the coding sequence GTGGCCGTCCCGAAGCGGAAGATGTCGCGATCCAACACGCGCTCCCGCCGCAGCCAGTGGAAGGCGGCTCCGGTGCAGCTGGTGCCCTGCTCCAACCGCGCCTGCAAGCAGCCGAAGCTCCAGCACATCGCGTGCCCGTCGTGCGGCCAGCACAACGGCCGCCAGGTCGTCGAGCCCGCCTGA
- the coaD gene encoding pantetheine-phosphate adenylyltransferase, which translates to MRRAVCPGSYDPATNGHLDIIERASILFDEVVVAVGVNKSKKGLFEIEERLEMLRKITSKLPNIRVDSWEGLLVDYCRENDIAAIAKGLRSVSDFDYELQMAQMNRELTGVETLLMANNPAYGFVSSSLVKEVAALGGDIEHLVPAVVYERLSEKFPKLGR; encoded by the coding sequence ATGCGGCGTGCGGTCTGTCCCGGTTCCTACGATCCGGCCACCAACGGGCACCTCGACATCATCGAGCGGGCGAGCATCCTGTTCGACGAGGTCGTCGTCGCGGTGGGGGTGAACAAGAGCAAGAAGGGCCTCTTCGAGATCGAAGAGCGCCTGGAGATGCTGCGGAAGATCACCTCGAAGCTCCCGAACATCCGGGTGGACTCGTGGGAAGGCCTGCTGGTCGACTACTGCCGCGAGAACGACATCGCGGCGATCGCCAAGGGCCTGCGCTCGGTCAGCGACTTCGACTACGAGCTGCAGATGGCGCAGATGAACCGCGAGCTGACCGGCGTCGAGACGCTGCTGATGGCGAACAACCCGGCGTACGGGTTCGTGTCCAGCTCGCTGGTCAAGGAGGTCGCGGCCCTCGGCGGCGACATCGAGCACCTGGTGCCGGCCGTCGTCTACGAACGACTCTCGGAGAAGTTCCCGAAGCTCGGGCGCTGA
- a CDS encoding Clp protease N-terminal domain-containing protein, producing the protein MVLDRLIAKSPFAVVVTAALEESRRRGDRRLGTEHLLLGLLRDPECARALGADVEEARAALDRLDRAALAALGIEVEGLRPAEVPVKRGRLTPGALTSNARAVVNEAIRGKPREPVELLRALLKVTPPDPAADLMAELGVDAAAVHRLLVSPNDP; encoded by the coding sequence GTGGTGCTCGACCGGCTGATCGCCAAGAGCCCGTTCGCCGTGGTGGTGACGGCGGCCCTGGAGGAGTCCCGCCGCCGCGGCGACCGGCGGCTCGGCACCGAGCACCTGCTGCTCGGTCTCCTCCGCGACCCGGAGTGCGCGCGGGCCCTCGGCGCGGACGTCGAGGAGGCTCGCGCGGCCCTCGACCGCCTCGACCGCGCGGCCCTGGCGGCGCTCGGCATCGAGGTGGAAGGGCTGCGGCCGGCGGAGGTCCCGGTGAAGCGCGGCCGGCTGACCCCGGGCGCGCTGACGTCGAATGCCCGTGCGGTCGTCAACGAAGCGATCCGGGGGAAGCCGCGGGAGCCCGTCGAACTGCTGCGGGCGCTGCTGAAGGTGACCCCGCCCGATCCGGCCGCCGACCTGATGGCGGAGCTCGGCGTCGACGCCGCGGCCGTCCACCGCCTGCTGGTTTCGCCGAACGATCCCTGA
- the rsmD gene encoding 16S rRNA (guanine(966)-N(2))-methyltransferase RsmD, whose amino-acid sequence MTRIVAGTAGGRRLKVPPKGTRPTSERVREALFNALETAGELDGAHVLDLYAGSGALGLEALSRGAADALFVEADRRAVDVLRGNVAALGLGGTVRAGQVETVVAAPAPRPYDLVLADPPYAVDAAALGKVLASLAAGGWLGEAALVVVERAARDGEPDWPAAFEPSRAKKYGDTAVFWADYRTS is encoded by the coding sequence GTGACCAGGATCGTGGCCGGGACGGCGGGCGGGCGGCGGCTGAAGGTGCCGCCGAAGGGCACCCGGCCGACGTCGGAGCGTGTGCGGGAAGCCCTGTTCAACGCCCTGGAGACGGCGGGCGAGCTGGACGGCGCCCACGTCCTCGACCTCTACGCGGGCTCCGGTGCCCTCGGTCTCGAAGCGCTCTCCCGCGGGGCGGCGGACGCGCTGTTCGTGGAGGCCGACCGGCGCGCGGTGGACGTCCTGCGCGGCAACGTCGCGGCACTGGGCCTGGGCGGCACGGTCCGCGCCGGGCAGGTCGAGACGGTGGTCGCGGCCCCCGCGCCCCGGCCGTACGACCTGGTGCTGGCCGACCCGCCGTACGCCGTGGACGCGGCCGCGCTCGGCAAGGTGCTGGCCTCGCTGGCGGCCGGCGGCTGGCTGGGGGAGGCGGCGCTGGTCGTCGTCGAGCGCGCGGCCCGCGACGGCGAGCCGGACTGGCCGGCGGCCTTCGAGCCCTCGCGCGCGAAGAAGTACGGCGACACGGCGGTCTTCTGGGCGGACTACCGCACTTCGTGA
- a CDS encoding DivIVA domain-containing protein: MYRVFEALDELVTIVEEARGVPMTSSCVVPRGDVLELLDDVRDALPAEVDDAQDVLDKRDDLIHAARKEAGETVAGANAEAERAIADATDEAERILADARARAEQMLADAHDQSDRTVAAGQAEYQNLTDRSRAESERMIQAGRDAYDRAIEDGRLEQSRLVAQTEVVQAAHAESARIVDEAHAEADRQRADCDAYVDGKLAEFSELLATTLRTVDSGRNHLRSPANLPSSGGRPTLYDYQV; encoded by the coding sequence GTGTACCGGGTTTTCGAGGCGCTCGACGAGCTCGTCACCATCGTCGAGGAGGCGCGCGGCGTCCCGATGACGTCCAGCTGCGTGGTGCCCCGCGGAGACGTCCTCGAACTCCTCGACGACGTCCGCGACGCACTGCCGGCGGAGGTCGACGACGCGCAGGACGTGCTCGACAAGCGTGACGACCTGATCCACGCCGCCCGCAAGGAGGCGGGGGAGACGGTCGCCGGCGCGAACGCCGAGGCCGAGCGCGCGATCGCCGACGCCACCGACGAAGCCGAGCGCATCCTGGCCGACGCGCGCGCCCGCGCCGAGCAGATGCTCGCCGACGCGCACGACCAGTCCGACCGCACGGTCGCGGCGGGCCAGGCCGAGTACCAGAACCTCACGGACCGTTCGCGCGCCGAGTCCGAGCGCATGATCCAGGCCGGCCGCGACGCCTACGACCGCGCCATCGAGGACGGCCGTCTCGAGCAGTCCCGGCTGGTCGCGCAGACCGAGGTCGTCCAGGCGGCGCACGCGGAGTCCGCGCGCATCGTCGACGAGGCCCACGCGGAGGCCGACCGCCAGCGCGCGGACTGCGACGCGTACGTGGACGGGAAGCTCGCGGAGTTCTCGGAGCTGCTGGCGACGACGCTGCGGACGGTCGACTCGGGCCGCAACCACCTGCGCTCCCCGGCGAACCTGCCGAGCTCGGGTGGCCGCCCGACGCTCTACGACTACCAGGTGTGA